A part of Carettochelys insculpta isolate YL-2023 chromosome 1, ASM3395843v1, whole genome shotgun sequence genomic DNA contains:
- the RPL24 gene encoding large ribosomal subunit protein eL24 → MKVELCSFSGYKIYPGHGRRYARTDGKVFQFLNAKCESAFLSKRNPRQINWTVLYRRKHKKGQSEEIQKKRTRRAVKFQRAITGASLAEIMAKRNQKPEVRKAQREQAIRAAKEAKKAKQATKKTATSTTKAPTKAAPKQKIVKPVKVSAPRVGGKR, encoded by the exons ATGAA GGTCGAGCTGTGCAGCTTCAGCGGCTACAAGATCTACCCGGGCCACGGCCGCCGCTACGCCCGCACGGACGGGAAG GTTTTCCAGTTCTTGAATGCAAAATGCGAGTCTGCATTTCTTTCCAAGAGAAATCCCCGTCAGATAAACTGGACAGTTCTTTACAGGCGCAAACACAAGAAAGGGCAGTCT GAAGAAATACAAAAGAAGCGCACACGCCGTGCTGTCAAATTCCAGAGGGCTATCACTGGTGCATCTCTGGCTGAAATAATGGCCAAGAGAAATCAGAAACCAGAAGTGCGAAAGGCTCAGCGGGAACAAGCAATTAG GGCTGCCAaggaagccaagaaggctaaacaGGCAACCAAGAAGACTGCAACTTCTACCACAAAG GCTCCCACAAAGGCTGCACCTAAACAAAAGATTGTGAAGCCAGTGAAAGTTTCTGCTCCTCGTGTTGGTGGAAAGCGCTAA